Within Gemmatimonadaceae bacterium, the genomic segment CACATGGCGGAGGATGGCCTGGTGCCGAACCTGATCGCCTTCAACGTGGGCGTGGAGCTCGGGCAGGTGCTCGCCCTGAGCGCCATCCTGCTGGTCATGAACCACTGGCGTCGCACCCGGTCGTTCCGGTCGATGGCGTTCGGCGCGAACGTCGTGATCATGACCGCGGGCTTCCTGCTCACCGGGTACCAGCTGGCCGGTTACCTGATCATGAAACCCGCCTCATGACCACCCCCGTCACGCCCGCCCCACCCAGCGGCGGTTCGTTGCTGCGCGCCACACTCATCGCCCTGGCGGTGGCCGGTGTGCTGCTGGTGACCTGCGTGCTGCCGGCAGAGTACGGGAAGGACCCCACCGGGATCGGTCGCCTGCTCGGCCTGACGCAGATGGGCGAGGTGAAGATGGCGATTGCCGAGGAGGCCGCAGCGAACGCGGCGGCGCAGGCGGCGGCGGATTCGATCGCGGCGGCGGCCGAAGGACGTCCGACCGGTGATGCCGCAGCGTCGGGCGCTGACTCCACCGCCGCGCGATCCGATCACTGACGCGGCGCGTCAACCGGGCCGCGTCCGGTGTCACCCGGACTTGAGCAATTCGCTGGACGGGGCACCTTCGAGGCATGCCGTCACGATGGTGCCGTGCCTGAGCAGGACCCCCTGCCGGATGGAACGAACTTCTTCGCCGTCCTGGTGACGCCACTCACGCGTCCGCAGGTCGCGGCGCTGTTCGCGGACCATGGCTGGCGGGTGCGCCACGCCTCCCGCAGCAGCTACATGGTGCGCACCGACTGGTGCGAGCTGGTGCTGGAAGGCGCCCAGCCGTTCCTGCTGCACGGCCCGGTCGCCGCACTACTCACGAATGCGTCGCGCATCGTGCAACTTTGTCGCGACGCCGGGATCGCGTGCACTGCCGAGTGCTACGGCGAGGACGGCGACCTCCTGAAGGTCCTCACCACGCACGACTGACGGGTCGCGCCACCGCCGGAACACCCATGCGGCAATCTCTCGTGCACATCGCGCTCGTCGTCCGGGACTACGACGAGGCAATCGAGTTCTACACCGGCGTGCTGGGCTTCACGCTGATCGAGGACACCTACCAGCCGGCGCAGGACAAGCGCTGGGTGCTGGTGGCGCCGCCCGGCGATGCCGGCGGCGCGATGCTGCTGCTCGCGCGCGCCTCGACGCCCGCGCAGGCGGCCTTCATCGGCAACCAGGCGGGCGGTCGCGTCTTCCTCTTCCTGCGAACGGACGATTTCCGGCGCGACTATGACCGCATGCGGGCCCGGGGAGTGCGCTTCGTCCGGGAGCCGCTCGAGGCGGACTACGGCACCGTGGCGGTCTTCGAGGACCTCTACGGCAATCGCTGGGACCTGGTCGAGTACCGGGCCGGCCACCCGCTTGCCGGCGCCTGACTTCGCCCGGGGCGGGGCCGCGCCGACGGTCAGCCGACGACCAGCGAGCCCAGGATCAGCAGGACGGTGGTCAGGGCGATGCTGAGGCGGTGCGACGGCGTGGAGGCCGGCATGGCTCGCTCCATGTGCTGTGGCGTGTGGTGACGTGGACGACACGGCAGACGCGCGCGGCCACGAGACGTTAACGCCGCCAGGGGGCGAGCCTGCTCACCCCGAACCCGCCGGAATTGGCCGGTACTGATGGGCTGGCTATACTGCCCGTCCAGACCGCGCACGGCCAGGAGTGGCTGTGCCGGGATCCGTCGCACCGCCCGTTTCCGGGTCGGGACGTCGCGGTCGGCACCGTTTCCCCGAACCGGAGGCGCAGGAGACGCCATGATCGACGTCACGCCCGCCATGCGCGCCGAACTGAAGGTGTTCAGTGGCGAACACCACGCAGCCCTCTCGCGCACCGCGAATGCGCTCCGCGGACTCGGCATCCGGCGCGTGCACTTCGGGGTGGACTACGTCAACGATGCCGGCGAGCCGGCGGATTACGCGGTCATCGAGTTCACCGATGGTCGCGTCGTGGAGCAGGAGACGTGGCTCGAGGAGCTGCCGTACGACGTGTTCTTCTCGGGACTGCGCTACTGCCAGCCGTACACCTTCGACACCGGGGCGGTGGAGCTGACGTTCGATGAGTCGGGGGGGACGGTGGACACGGAGGCGAACGTGATCCGCGTGTACCACTCCGCCGAGCGGCAGGCGCGGCTCCGGGACTGGGCCCGGGAGTCGGAAGGGCTCGAGGGGTTCTTCCTCGACCACATCGACGAATTGACGCACCTCGGTGCCGTGCTCGAGGCGCTGGACGTCGCCGACCTGTGTTTCGGGCTGGACTGGGTGGGGAACACACTCGAGCTGAGCGACTGGCGCTACATGGCGCGCCGCATGCACGGTGACGTGATCCTGCCGCTGCACGCCGAACCACCGGAACTCGCGGCCTTCACCGCGCTGCTGGAGCAGGACTTCCCGCTCGGCGGCGCCTTCATCTTCGACACCGTGCAGTGTGCGTTCCGGCACGACCCGGATGGTGGCCTGGTCTCCGTCGCTCCGGTCGGCGGCGTGGCGGTGCAGCGTGCCTACCGGACGGACGCGCAGCGGTCGGCGCTCGAGGTGCGGTAGCGGGAGCGCGGGGATTCGTGTGCTGGTGGGTGCTTCTCGTGCGCGGAGTAGAATCGCTGGTTCCCACGGAGCCACGGCGTGCACGGAGGTCACGGAGAACAGCACGGCTGGGGGAACTGCGTGCGCGAAGCGGCGGTCGCGCGCATTCGAGTGGTGCTGCGCGAATTCGGTGGGCAGGGCGCGCACATATCCAGTATGCTCGTGCGTGTGAGGACGATCTTTGCGCAGCACACCGAAGGCAGCGCCTCACCGCCGTTCACGAAGCCTTCCCTCCGTGCCCTCCGTGGTCTCCGTGCCTCCGTGGGAACCCGCGGTTCCCGGAGCCACATCGACACCAGCACCGCACGCGCAACCCGGAAATCCGGATCGCCATCACACCATGGTCCACCTGACCGACCTCGAAGTCCGCGACCTCGCTCGCATGTCAGGCATCGTCGTCGATTCCGCCCTCAGGCTTCATCGCGACCTCGGCCCCGGCCTGCTCGAGTCGGTCTACGAGACGCTGCTCGCCCGCGCCCTGCAGAAGCAGGGCCTGGATGTGCAGCGACAGGTCCCGATCCGGTTCTCTTACGACGGCGCTGACTTTCCGGTCGGCTTCCGTGCCGACATCCTGGTCGGCCACCAGCTCCTGGTCGAGGTGAAGTCGGTGGAGCAGACACTCAAGTCGCACGTCAAGCAGGTGGTCACGTACGTGCGCCTCGCCAACCTGCCTGCCGGCCTGCTCCTGAACTTCGGCGCCCCGCTCCTCAGGCTCGGCATGAAACGCATCGCGAACCATCCGCCGCTCACCGGGACACGGCTGCCGACGCACTTCGGTGCCACGCAGCCCGTCGAGGTCGATGGTGTGCAGTACCTGCACGGGACGGGACATGGGTGACGCACCGCCGCGAACGCCGCGCCGCATGCGTGACACATCAGGGATGGTTCGCGACGGCACGTGATGCGTGCGACGCAGTGTAGCTTGCGCCTGATGCCACGCTCCGTCGCGTTCGTCCGTGTGCTGCTCCTGCTGGCTGTTGCGACCGCGTGCCGGCGACCGGACCCGATCGAGCTCGAGCGCATCCTCGAACGGGACCAGCTCCGGCGCGAAGTGGCAGGGTTCCGCGCACTGGAGAAGCTCGCACCCGGCAAGGTCATCGATCGCTCGCGCGAAGTCGTGATCACTGTCAGTGATTCACTGCTGCGGTCGCTCGTGCAGGCCGCATTTCCGCTCACCATCGAGATCCGCAACCGCGCCGTCGTGACGCTCACCGGCGCAACCGTCCAGTTCCGCGCGAACGTCGCCCGTGTTGACCTGACCGGCACCGTGCGGCGGACCGCGTTCCCGCAGATTGCCGCGCAGGTCACGCTGCGCGGCGCACTCGACAAGTTCGTGGTGGATTCCACGCATGCCCTGCGGGCGCGAATCAGCGTCGATGATGCCAGCCTCGAGACGCCAAGTGGCGCGCCGGCGCCGCTCGATCCTCTCGTGATCGCCGTGCTGCGCGGCATCGTGGAGCGCAGCCTGCCCGAACTCACCTCCGGGTTGCCCACCGTTGCCGTGCCCGTACGACTGGACGAGCGGATGGCGCTGCCCGGCTTCGGCCCGGAGGGGGCTCTGTCGATCGAGCCCAGCTCGGCGCCGATCTCGGTCGAGGCGCTGCGCGTGATCGCCTTCCAGAACCGGCTCTGGATCGTGCTGCGCGTGGAGCTCGGTGGGTTCAGCGCGGCAGTCACCGCACCGTGAAGCATCGGATCCTTCGCATCCTGGCGGGCGCCGTGGTGCTCGCGATGGCGGGGGCACTCGTCATGCTGATCCGTTTCCGGCTCCGGACCGAGCGCGAGGATCCCGCCACCGTGCGTCGTGAGATCGCGCAGCTCACCCGCCAGCGCGACTCGCTGCGAGCCGTGGTGTTCGACGTCGTCGGCACCAGCGACCTGCTCGACGGCAGGCCCGAGGGTGACATCGTGATCGGCCTGCCGACGCCGTTCGTGGACACCATCGTGCGCAGCGTGATCACCGGATGGTTCCACGACGTGGACCTGCGGCTCCCGCGCATGCGCCTGCACAAGGATGGCGACGTGCGCGCGAGGCTCGGGATCCTCGGGCGCCGCCGGGTGGGTACCTACTCGCTCGACATGACCCTCGACGGCGTGCGCGGGCGCCTGCAGCCCGGCAGCCCGGAGATGACGTTCGGCGGCGACGTGATCCGCCTCGTCCTGCCCGTGCGCGTGGCCAACGGCACCGGCGTAACGCGCATCACCGCGGGCTGGGAGTCGAAGGGGCTGGCCGGCCCGGTTTGCGGCGACATGACCGTCACCCGCGACGTCACCGGGCAGGTGCGCGCGCGCACCTACGTTGCACGTGGACGGCTGACGCTCAGCGCGGTGGAGGGGGCGGTGTACGCCGACCCCGACTTCCCGGATCTCTCGATGCGTCTTTTCGTGGACCCATCGCCCAGGTCCGTCGCCGCGCTCGATTCCATCCTGGGCAGCCGCGGCGGCCTGTGCGGGTACGCGGTGGACAAGTCTCGGGCGTCGGAGCGGATCCAGGCCCTCGTGGCCCGTGGCTTCCGGGTGCGGATCCCGCAGAAGTTCTTCCGGCCGGTGCACCTGCCGGTGGCCGTCCAGACCACAGTGCCCGTGGCCGGCCGGGCCGTGGCCCTGGAGGTCGCCGCCAGCGGCCTGGCGGTCACCCCGTCCGCCGTCTGGATCGCTGCGAGGGTGCGGGCCGCCCCTGGGGCGGTGCCGACGCCCGCCGCGCCGGCGCCGGCTGTGCAGGCGATCCGGCGTCCCTGAGGGGCGCTTGCCTCCCCACCGACCCCGCCCGGCGCCGGACCCGGGCCCACCCGGGACCGTCACGTGACGGTCGCAACCGTGGCCCGGGGGTTGCAGGATGACCACCGCACTATCAAGCTCAACGGTTGGGTGTGGACCGGCGCCGTGAAGCCAGGGCCTCCCGTCGTTTGATCTCCCCCCGCACGAGCCGTACCGATGAGCGCAGCGCTGCATCGCCTGCTGGATTCCGCGCTCGCCGCGCCCGGCATTTCCACCATCGTCGAAAGACGCTTCGATCGGCTGTTTGCCTCGGGCGCTCTCCCGGGCATGTGTCACGGGGTGTTCCGCTCGTACGCCGCGGCGGCGGCGGCAGCACCGGACACGCTGCCGCTCGGCTACGACAACGAGGCGTCTGCCCGCCTCTATCACGAACGCATGGACCGGGTCTACCCTGGTGACTACCCGGCGATGCTCTGGCTGCAGAAGCTCTTCGCCGCCGGCGTCACGCGGGTCTTCGACCTCGGCGGGCACGTCGGCATCAGCTATTACGCCTACCAGGAGTACGTCGACTACCCCGACGCGCTGCGCTGGGAGCTGTTCGACGTGCCGGCCGTGCTCGACGCGGCAGCTGGCATCGCCGCGAAGCGCGACACGCGCCGGGCGCTGCACGTCACGGACAGCCTCGCCGGCGCCGCGCAGTGTGACCTGCTGTTCACCGCCGGCTGCCTGCAGTATCTCGAGGTGCCCCTCGCGCAGCAGCTGCGCACGCTGCCCGCGATGCCCGAGTGGATCCTCATCAACGTCGTGCCCATGCACGAGCACACCGACTTCTGGACGGTGCAGAGCATCCAGACCGCCTTCTGCCCGTACCACGTGCAGCACGGCGACAGTTTCTTCAGCGACCTGGCGGCGCTGGGATACGACGTGGTCGACCGCTGGGTGAACGCCGAGAAGCACTGCACCGTGAAGTTCCGCAGCTACCACAGCGTGAAGGGGTACGTGGGTGCGGTGCTGCGCCGCCGGCAGGGCGGGGGCCGCGGGCTGGCCGGCTGACCGGCCGCCTCACTCGCCGCTGGCGAGCGCGCGGGTGTTGGCCCGCGCCTCCTCGGCCAGGACGGGATCGTCGTGGGTGGCGAGGTAGATCAGCGCGTCGTTGATCGGCAGCGGGTGGCTGAAGAGGAACCCCTGGCCGGCGTTGCAGCCGAGCTGCGTGAGCGCCTTCTGCTGCGTGCTCCGCTCGATGCCCTCGGCCACCACGTCCACGCCCAGCGAGTGCGCCAGCGTGATCATCGTCCGCACGAACGACGCCTCGCGCTCGCCGAGGTCCATGCGCGCGACGAAGGTGCGGTCGATCTTCAGCTCGTCCACCGGGAAGTACTGCAGCTGGCTCAGGGACGAGTAGCCGGTGCCGAAGTCGTCGATGGCGATGCGCACGCCGAGGGCGCGGATGGCCTGCAAGGTCGCGTGCGCCGTGTCGGGCGCGCGCATCATCTGGCTCTCGGTGATCTCCAGCACGAGCAGGTGCGGATCGAGCCCCGACTGTGCCAGCGCCGACTTCACGTCGTCCAGCAGGTGCTCGTGCTCGAGCTGGCGCGGGGCCAGATTGACGGAGATGCTGGGTGTGTCGCCGGCGCGCTCGGCCCACCCGGCGGCGTAGCAGCACGCCTCGCGCATCGCCCAGCGCCCGATCGGCACGATCACCCCTGTCTCCTCGGCCACCGCGAGGAACTCCGCCGGCCAGACCAGGCCGCGGCGCGGGTGCCGCCAACGCAGCAGCGCCTCGAAGCCGCGCAGCGCACCGGTCTGCAGGTTCATCAGCGGCTGGAAGTGCAGCTCGAACTCGTGGTGCAGCACCGCGCGACGCAGGTCCTGCTCGAGTTCCAGCCACGACTGCGCCCGCGCCAGCATGCTCGGGTCGAAGAGGCGGGCGCACTGCTTGCCCGCGTTCTTCGCGGCATACATCGCCACGTCGGCGTTGCGGAGCACGGCGTCGCCGGCCTCGCCTGACGTGGCCAGCGCGATCCCGATGCTCACGTTCACCACCACCTCGCGATCGGCCACCGTCACCGGCCGCGAGATCACGCGCAGCAGCCGGTCCGCCAGCTGGTGCACCTCCTCCTCGCCCTGCACCGACTCGATCACGATCGCGAACTCGTCGCCGCCGAGCCGGGCCACCGTCTCACCGGCCCGCACCGCCACGGTGATGCGCTGGGCCACCGCGCGCAGGAGCTGGTCCCCGGCGGCATGGCCGAGCGAGTCGTTGACGCGCTTGAAGCCATCCAGGTCGAGCAGCAGCACGGCCACGAACGACCGGTTCCGCGAGCGGCGCTTGAGGGCGTGGCGGAGCCGGTCGTGGAAGAGCGCACGGTTCGCGAGGCCCGTGAGGTCGTCCTGGAACGCGCGGCGCACGAGCTCCTCCTCCATCCGCTTCCGCTCCGTCACGTCCTGCAGCATCACCATCAGCCGCGACTCGATCCCCGCCTGCACGCGCGCGACCGTGAGCTGCCCCCAGACGATCGTGCCGTCCTTGTGCTCGAAGCGCTGCTCCAACGTGACCGACTCGCGTGCCGCCGTCATCAGCTCGGCGCAGGCGCTCGCGATCCCCTTCACGTCCTCCGGGGCGAGGAAGCGCTCGATCGGCGCGCCCACCATCTCGTCCGGCGTGTAGCCGAGCATGTCGCGGCAGGCGGGGTT encodes:
- a CDS encoding VOC family protein, whose protein sequence is MRQSLVHIALVVRDYDEAIEFYTGVLGFTLIEDTYQPAQDKRWVLVAPPGDAGGAMLLLARASTPAQAAFIGNQAGGRVFLFLRTDDFRRDYDRMRARGVRFVREPLEADYGTVAVFEDLYGNRWDLVEYRAGHPLAGA
- a CDS encoding GxxExxY protein is translated as MVHLTDLEVRDLARMSGIVVDSALRLHRDLGPGLLESVYETLLARALQKQGLDVQRQVPIRFSYDGADFPVGFRADILVGHQLLVEVKSVEQTLKSHVKQVVTYVRLANLPAGLLLNFGAPLLRLGMKRIANHPPLTGTRLPTHFGATQPVEVDGVQYLHGTGHG
- a CDS encoding methyltransferase, TIGR04325 family; this encodes MSAALHRLLDSALAAPGISTIVERRFDRLFASGALPGMCHGVFRSYAAAAAAAPDTLPLGYDNEASARLYHERMDRVYPGDYPAMLWLQKLFAAGVTRVFDLGGHVGISYYAYQEYVDYPDALRWELFDVPAVLDAAAGIAAKRDTRRALHVTDSLAGAAQCDLLFTAGCLQYLEVPLAQQLRTLPAMPEWILINVVPMHEHTDFWTVQSIQTAFCPYHVQHGDSFFSDLAALGYDVVDRWVNAEKHCTVKFRSYHSVKGYVGAVLRRRQGGGRGLAG
- a CDS encoding EAL domain-containing protein — encoded protein: MHPALARPVRRHLGATPLTPAMQAVLDAASLALEDMQRDRALSSRTMDELSMELEERFAKVRASEARYKRLFDGVPHPTFVLRRSDRVVLDWNAAAERTFGWASTEVAGTAVDALQLCTMGCRFLSNLAGDEPIEAMGVVETLLHARDGRTVECEVQGLDILLADVPAVLVMVRDVTAQRAAERAERDSSARFQAFFDYAGIAIQVLSVDGTILQANPACRDMLGYTPDEMVGAPIERFLAPEDVKGIASACAELMTAARESVTLEQRFEHKDGTIVWGQLTVARVQAGIESRLMVMLQDVTERKRMEEELVRRAFQDDLTGLANRALFHDRLRHALKRRSRNRSFVAVLLLDLDGFKRVNDSLGHAAGDQLLRAVAQRITVAVRAGETVARLGGDEFAIVIESVQGEEEVHQLADRLLRVISRPVTVADREVVVNVSIGIALATSGEAGDAVLRNADVAMYAAKNAGKQCARLFDPSMLARAQSWLELEQDLRRAVLHHEFELHFQPLMNLQTGALRGFEALLRWRHPRRGLVWPAEFLAVAEETGVIVPIGRWAMREACCYAAGWAERAGDTPSISVNLAPRQLEHEHLLDDVKSALAQSGLDPHLLVLEITESQMMRAPDTAHATLQAIRALGVRIAIDDFGTGYSSLSQLQYFPVDELKIDRTFVARMDLGEREASFVRTMITLAHSLGVDVVAEGIERSTQQKALTQLGCNAGQGFLFSHPLPINDALIYLATHDDPVLAEEARANTRALASGE